In a single window of the Bactrocera dorsalis isolate Fly_Bdor chromosome 2, ASM2337382v1, whole genome shotgun sequence genome:
- the LOC105234104 gene encoding E3 UFM1-protein ligase 1 homolog, producing MSADWDEIKRLAADFQKAQLTSTLQRLSERNCIEIVTLLLEKNLLQAFFTNDGKEYITPDQLEREVQDELYVNGGRINLVEVSKTLNVDLSRIEEIAVRIAENDPEIHFMLGQLINEQYITHIAEEANERLAQKGEITVSDLTQQFDLPSDFLQHDVMEKHLGKIIRGRQDASNPRVFFTQAYIQRCKAKIRGALKAITRPTNVATILQQINVQEKIFHSLFDEIAPAGHVTSKQTNAQYIPNIYTKMQADWVNSFYKQNGFLEYEGVAKLGVSDPKQFIRKQLPNEDIIYLKRCAIGSKVIDLTVLSSLNECSATKSYVDLATILPSNMSEEDIEEIFETIMARKGATPGNFVFLQSIVFSQQYLNDLIQPCHEMAHANAKTAVDSGIYQQYLAEKQLSGKSAATQDYDDDSKTDKREERRKKAASGKAGGGSQGRETKTKSTKKHQRSGRGNAGDSDDEQESRGGASKKGAKSFELVKLVDIVKVINKPLEEEGLEYLSDTIAALHHSQLNQIALAKAQELFEATPQTNRRQTHAAIQERINTLLVDLRLYEKGLKLLPADVQPQVVKYLLKSLGNDICNELTAYIAGECNLNTKITNFNVDQRNKIAQECDPEYKVALLEINKALNKTIDDFVLATEAVLKTCSMIIKKVDKKKDRQLILQHKEKLLQQLQETVEPALVLHLASLILFTTITGCIIHASGKFVAQILAFIRPQLSNEQNEQLMQYHDLVLKLLQAKEDSDEAKIINEQLQSLQNAIKELAACYEKPGTSKTE from the exons ATGAGTGCTGATTGGGATGAAATTAAACGTCTGGCTGCTGATTTCCAGAAAGCCCAATTAACATCGACATTGCAACG gcTTTCCGAACGTAATTGCATAGAAATAGTTACGTTATTGTTGGAAAAGAATTTGTTACAAGCTTTTTTCACCAATGATGGCAAAGAGTATATTACACCAGATCAATTGGAACGCGAAGTGCAGGATGAACTATATGTGAACGGGGGACGTATTAATCTAGTAGAAGTCAGCAAAACGCTCAATGTCGATTTGTCACGA ATAGAAGAAATTGCTGTTCGCATTGCTGAAAACGACCCTGAGATACATTTCATGTTGGGTCAGTTAATCAACGAGCAATACATCACACATATCGCAGAAGAAGCCAACGAACGCCTAGCACAGAAGGGCGAAATAACTGTTTCCGACCTGACACAGCAATTTGACTTGCCTTCCGATTTTCTGCAGCATGATGTTATGGAAAAACATTTGGGCAAGATCATACGCGGTCGGCAAGATGCATCCAATCCACGTGTCTTTTTCACCCAGGCATATATTCAACGTTGCAAAGCTAAAATACGTGGCGCTCTCAAAGCTATTACTCGTCCAACCAACGTAGCAACCATTTTGCAACAAATCAAtgttcaagaaaaaatttttcattctttatttgatgagattGCACCTGCGGGTCATGTGACATCGAAACAAACAAATGCACAATATATTCCAAATATCTATACAAAAATGCAA GCAGACTGggtaaattcattttataagcaaaacgGTTTTCTGGAGTATGAGGGTGTTGCTAAATTGGGAGTTTCTGATCCGAAACAGTTTATACGGAAACAATTACCCAATGAGGACATTATTTACTTGAAACGCTGTGCAATTGGCTCTAAAGTAATCGATCTCACTGTTCTAAGTTCATTAAATGAATGTAGTGCTACAAAAAGTTACGTTGACTTGGCCACCATATTACCATCTAACATGTCAGAAGAAGATATAGAAGAGATATTTGAAACGATAATGGCAAGGAAAGGTGCCACACCCGGAAATTTTGTATTCCTTCAGAGTATCG TATTCTCGCAACAATATTTGAATGATCTTATACAACCCTGTCACGAAATGGCACATGCAAATGCCAAAACTGCAGTTGACAGCGGCATTTATCAACAATATCTAGCTGAAAAACAGCTTTCGGGCAAATCAGCGGCTACACAGGACTATGATGATGATTCCAAAACAGACAAGAGAGAGGAGCGACGCAAAAAGGCAGCATCAGGAAAAGCTGGTGGAGGTAGTCAAGGCCGTGAAACTAAAACTAAATCGACTAAAAAGCATCAACGCAGTGGACGTGGAAATGCTGGCGATAGCGATGATGAACAAGAATCACGCGGTGGTGCAAGCAAAAAAGGTGCAAAATCTTTCGAATTGGTGAAGTTGGTTGATATTGTAAAAGTTATTAACAAGCCTTTGGAAGAGGAGGGATTGGAATATCTCTCAGACACTATAGCAGCACTGCACCATAG TCAATTAAATCAAATTGCATTGGCGAAAGCACAAGAATTGTTCGAAGCAACACCACAAACAAATCGCAGACAAACGCATGCAGCAATACAAGAACGCATAAATACACTGCTCGTTGATCTGCGCTTATATGAGAAGGGTTTAAaa CTCCTACCGGCCGATGTACAACCGCAGGTGGTCAAATATTTGCTCAAATCGCTTGGTAATGACATTTGTAATGAATTGACCGCCTATATCGCCGGCGAATGCAATTTAAATACGAAAATAACCAATTTCAATGTGGATCAGCGCAACAAAATAGCACAAGAGTGTG ATCCAGAATACAAGGTAGCGTTATTGGAAATCAACAAAGCACTAAATAAAACAATAGATGACTTCGTTTTGGCTACTGAAGCCGTATTGAAAACATGTAGCATGATAATTAAGAAGGTTGATAAGAAAAAGGATCGTCAACTTATACTCCAACACAAAGAGAAATTGCTGCAACAATTACAGGAAACTGTAGAGCCTGCGTTGGTGTTGCACTTGGCTTCCTTAATACTGTTCACAACAATAACGGGTTGTATTATACACGCTTCCGGTAAATTCGTCGCACAGATACTCGCTTTCATACGTCCCCAGTTAAGTAATGAGCAAAACGAACAACTTATGCAGTACCATG ATcttgttttgaaattgttgcaAGCGAAGGAAGACAGTGACGAAGCGAAAATCATAAACGAGCAATTACAAAGCCTACAAAATGCCATTAAGGAGTTGGCGGCTTGCTATGAGAAGCCTGGTACTTCCAAAACTGAATGA
- the LOC105234105 gene encoding PAX3- and PAX7-binding protein 1 isoform X1 — protein sequence MSLFRKPKKIQRRVFSSALDDEDENAGHDMEVEIDGEQSLQNNKKSKDGGPKKSNKADKIEEPKTKALLSFADDEEDTEVFQVRKSSNSKKIMRMLDRERRRKRKEERHNTQSSVDVGNSDCADGVASIGRQRERQSYERSENGKSTNGSSNYSHNLGSTTTSSNKYKGTTALASSGKSLGTASASAVEQCKSKKSDSIQTEIRTDDFVLVVKKSEPEIILNGRAAICAGRNDMSDEDGPEADEDEREGKHRFSKPEHLKQMLESGSIPDAAMIHAARKRRQKAREQGDFIPVEEPKEPVKKGSRLAREDVEGDNSDDEERMDMTVATAKKEREERREQFYAVENNDYSDEDSDREMHEWENQQIRKGVTGAQLVSAQHDAVLSRFMIKPAATNALEYVPEQQSTSTLLEQAYAKSALQKPQQILSGSTKPKKEKVKAASMRTPKEIHDAIRTRLMKLQEVNQKHMSDIERIVNDLKILKLEELDCTQKAPTAAAKYRFYQELKCYAADLVDCLTEKTPIINELEKRTLLVYSKHQNFLIERRRQDVRDQAKEMAEASKPAGSRRAPESEEQIRRAAEREGRRTRRRCEREKNELLTSHLDGMSSDDETSDRYQEQLKTNLEQIQKESEAIFNDVNDDFYKVELILMKFYAWRKTDIESYKDAFVSLCLPKVLGPLVRLEMLSWSPLLDEYKDIEKMNWYSACMLYAGGEDETEATLRLDPDINLVPTIIEKIVLPKMTDIVNQCWDPLSTTQTLRLIGFINRLARDFPLKDSSKQLQQLFEKILEKMKLALENDVFIPIFPKQVQEAKTSFFQRQFCSGLKLFRNFLSWQGILADKPLREMAIGLLLNRYLLLAMRVCTANDAITKAYIIVNTLPTVWLQPESETLQNLQLLITYIKQTLDAFDANNPLFIQTSDKAKQILQRLHSY from the exons ATGTCGTTATTTCGTAAGCCAAAGAAAATACAGCGGCGTGTTTTTTCAAGCGCTCTAGACGATGAGGATGAAAATGCGGGGCATGATATGGAAGTGGAGATCGATGGGGAGCAATCtttgcaaaataacaaaaaaagtaaagacGGCGGccctaaaaaatcaaataaagcaGATAAAATCGAAGAACCTAAAACGAAGGCTCTATTAAGTTTTGCAGACGATG aGGAAGATACCGAGGTATTTCAGGTGCGAAAGTCTTcaaacagtaaaaaaattatgcgCATGTTGGATCGAGAGCGACGTCGCAAGCGTAAGGAGGAACGCCATAATACACAGTCATCTGTAGACGTTGGTAATAGTGATTGTGCTGATGGTGTTGCTTCCATTGGACGACAACGTGAACGACAGTCATACGAACGTTCTGAGAATGGAAAATCTACTAACGGCAGTAGTAATTATTCTCACAATTTAGGTTCCACTACCACATCAAGTAATAAATATAAGGGTACAACAGCGTTAGCATCGAGCGGAAAGTCCCTAGGCACTGCCTCAGCATCTGCTGTTGAACagtgtaaaagtaaaaaatctgATAGTATCCAAACAGAAATACGCACAGACGACTTTGTG CTTGTTGTTAAAAAATCTGAACCAGAAATTATACTCAATGGACGCGCAGCGATTTGTGCTGGTCGCAACGACATGTCAGACGAAGATGGACCCGAAGCAGATGAAGATGAGCGTGAGGGAAAACATCGTTTTTCAAAGCCTGAACACCTAAAACAAATGCTGGAAAGCGGTTCTATACCCGATGCCGCAATGATACACGCTGCACGGAAACGTCGACAGAAAGCGCGAGAACAAG GTGATTTTATACCAGTCGAGGAGCCAAAAGAGCCAGTGAAGAAAGGCAGCCGGTTGGCTCGTGAAGATGTGGAGGGTGATAATTCTGACGACGAAGAGCGTATGGACATGACAGTTGCGACTGCCAAAAAGGAACGTGAAGAGCGACGTGAACAATTTTACGCCGTGGAAAACAACGATT ATTCCGATGAAGATTCCGATCGCGAAATGCATGAGTGGGAGAATCAACAAATACGTAAAGGTGTAACCGGTGCCCAATTGGTGAGTGCACAACATGATGCGGTGCTCTCACGATTCATGATAAAGCCTGCAGCTACCAATGCATTAGAATATGTGCCAGAACAACAATCGACTTCGACGCTGTTAGAACAAGCCTATGCTAAGAGTGCTCTGCAGAAACCCCAACAAATATTGAGCGGGTCAACGAAGCCGAAAAAGGAAAAGGTTAAAGCCGCTTCTATGCGCACACCGAAGGAGATACACGATGCAATACGTACACG TCTGATGAAATTACAAGAGGTTAACCAGAAACACATGAGTGATATTGAACGTATAGTCAATGatttgaagatattaaagttaGAGGAATTAGATTGTACACAGAAAGCGCCAACAGCGGCAGCTAAATACCGTTTTTATCAAGAACTTAAATGCTACGCTGCCGATTTGGTGGATTGTCTGACGGAGAAG ACACCAATAATCAATGAATTGGAGAAACGCACTTTGCTGGTATATTCAAAGCATCAAAACTTTCTCATTGAGCGTCGCCGTCAGGATGTGCGCGATCAGGCCAAGGAAATGGCAGAGGCTTCAA AACCTGCTGGCTCACGGCGTGCACCGGAATCGGAAGAGCAAATTAGACGTGCCGCGGAGCGCGAAGGCAGACGTACACGTCGTCGTTGTGAACGTGAAAAAAATGAACTGCTGACATCACATTTGGATGGCATGTCTAGTGATGATGAGACATCGGATCGCTATCAGGAGCAATTGAAAACTAACTTAG agCAAATACAAAAGGAATCAGAGGCAATATTTAACGATGTAAATGATGACTTTTATAAAGTCGAAttgatattaatgaaattttatgctTGGCGCAAAACTGACATTGAATCATACAAAGatgcttttgttagtttatgTCTGCCTAAG GTTCTCGGTCCTCTTGTGCGTTTGGAAATGCTGTCCTGGTCACCACTGCTCGATGAATATAAAGATATTGAGAAAATGAACTGGTATTCAGCTTGTATGCTTTATGCTGGTGGTGAAGATGAAACCGAAGCAACTTTAAGACTTGACCCCGATATTAATTTGGTGCCAACGATTATTGAGAAAATTGTGCTACCCAAAATGACAG ATATTGTGAATCAATGCTGGGATCCCTTATCAACAACGCAGACATTACGTTTAATTGGTTTTATAAACCGTTTGGCACGCGATTTTCCACTTAAAGATAGTTCAAAACAGTTGCAACAATTATTTGAgaagattttagaaaaaatgaagCTAGCTTTGGAGAACGATGTCTTCATACCGATATTCCCTAAACA agtaCAAGAGGCAAAAACTTCGTTTTTCCAACGTCAGTTTTGTAGCGGACTAAAACtgtttcgaaattttcttaGCTGGCAAGGTATCTTAGCAGACAAACCCTTGCGTGAAATGGCAATCGGTTTATTACTCAATCGCTACCTATTGCTTGCTATGCGG gTTTGCACCGCCAACGATGCAATAACTAAAGCCTACATCATAGTGAATACATTGCCAACAGTTTGGCTGCAACCGGAATCGGAGACATTGCAGAATTTACAGTTACTAATTACCTACATTAAACAGACTTTGGACGCATTCGATGCAAACAATCcactttttat ACAAACTAGTgataaagcaaaacaaatactGCAACGGTTACATAGCTACTAA
- the LOC105234105 gene encoding PAX3- and PAX7-binding protein 1 isoform X2 — MSDEDGPEADEDEREGKHRFSKPEHLKQMLESGSIPDAAMIHAARKRRQKAREQGDFIPVEEPKEPVKKGSRLAREDVEGDNSDDEERMDMTVATAKKEREERREQFYAVENNDYSDEDSDREMHEWENQQIRKGVTGAQLVSAQHDAVLSRFMIKPAATNALEYVPEQQSTSTLLEQAYAKSALQKPQQILSGSTKPKKEKVKAASMRTPKEIHDAIRTRLMKLQEVNQKHMSDIERIVNDLKILKLEELDCTQKAPTAAAKYRFYQELKCYAADLVDCLTEKTPIINELEKRTLLVYSKHQNFLIERRRQDVRDQAKEMAEASKPAGSRRAPESEEQIRRAAEREGRRTRRRCEREKNELLTSHLDGMSSDDETSDRYQEQLKTNLEQIQKESEAIFNDVNDDFYKVELILMKFYAWRKTDIESYKDAFVSLCLPKVLGPLVRLEMLSWSPLLDEYKDIEKMNWYSACMLYAGGEDETEATLRLDPDINLVPTIIEKIVLPKMTDIVNQCWDPLSTTQTLRLIGFINRLARDFPLKDSSKQLQQLFEKILEKMKLALENDVFIPIFPKQVQEAKTSFFQRQFCSGLKLFRNFLSWQGILADKPLREMAIGLLLNRYLLLAMRVCTANDAITKAYIIVNTLPTVWLQPESETLQNLQLLITYIKQTLDAFDANNPLFIQTSDKAKQILQRLHSY, encoded by the exons ATGTCAGACGAAGATGGACCCGAAGCAGATGAAGATGAGCGTGAGGGAAAACATCGTTTTTCAAAGCCTGAACACCTAAAACAAATGCTGGAAAGCGGTTCTATACCCGATGCCGCAATGATACACGCTGCACGGAAACGTCGACAGAAAGCGCGAGAACAAG GTGATTTTATACCAGTCGAGGAGCCAAAAGAGCCAGTGAAGAAAGGCAGCCGGTTGGCTCGTGAAGATGTGGAGGGTGATAATTCTGACGACGAAGAGCGTATGGACATGACAGTTGCGACTGCCAAAAAGGAACGTGAAGAGCGACGTGAACAATTTTACGCCGTGGAAAACAACGATT ATTCCGATGAAGATTCCGATCGCGAAATGCATGAGTGGGAGAATCAACAAATACGTAAAGGTGTAACCGGTGCCCAATTGGTGAGTGCACAACATGATGCGGTGCTCTCACGATTCATGATAAAGCCTGCAGCTACCAATGCATTAGAATATGTGCCAGAACAACAATCGACTTCGACGCTGTTAGAACAAGCCTATGCTAAGAGTGCTCTGCAGAAACCCCAACAAATATTGAGCGGGTCAACGAAGCCGAAAAAGGAAAAGGTTAAAGCCGCTTCTATGCGCACACCGAAGGAGATACACGATGCAATACGTACACG TCTGATGAAATTACAAGAGGTTAACCAGAAACACATGAGTGATATTGAACGTATAGTCAATGatttgaagatattaaagttaGAGGAATTAGATTGTACACAGAAAGCGCCAACAGCGGCAGCTAAATACCGTTTTTATCAAGAACTTAAATGCTACGCTGCCGATTTGGTGGATTGTCTGACGGAGAAG ACACCAATAATCAATGAATTGGAGAAACGCACTTTGCTGGTATATTCAAAGCATCAAAACTTTCTCATTGAGCGTCGCCGTCAGGATGTGCGCGATCAGGCCAAGGAAATGGCAGAGGCTTCAA AACCTGCTGGCTCACGGCGTGCACCGGAATCGGAAGAGCAAATTAGACGTGCCGCGGAGCGCGAAGGCAGACGTACACGTCGTCGTTGTGAACGTGAAAAAAATGAACTGCTGACATCACATTTGGATGGCATGTCTAGTGATGATGAGACATCGGATCGCTATCAGGAGCAATTGAAAACTAACTTAG agCAAATACAAAAGGAATCAGAGGCAATATTTAACGATGTAAATGATGACTTTTATAAAGTCGAAttgatattaatgaaattttatgctTGGCGCAAAACTGACATTGAATCATACAAAGatgcttttgttagtttatgTCTGCCTAAG GTTCTCGGTCCTCTTGTGCGTTTGGAAATGCTGTCCTGGTCACCACTGCTCGATGAATATAAAGATATTGAGAAAATGAACTGGTATTCAGCTTGTATGCTTTATGCTGGTGGTGAAGATGAAACCGAAGCAACTTTAAGACTTGACCCCGATATTAATTTGGTGCCAACGATTATTGAGAAAATTGTGCTACCCAAAATGACAG ATATTGTGAATCAATGCTGGGATCCCTTATCAACAACGCAGACATTACGTTTAATTGGTTTTATAAACCGTTTGGCACGCGATTTTCCACTTAAAGATAGTTCAAAACAGTTGCAACAATTATTTGAgaagattttagaaaaaatgaagCTAGCTTTGGAGAACGATGTCTTCATACCGATATTCCCTAAACA agtaCAAGAGGCAAAAACTTCGTTTTTCCAACGTCAGTTTTGTAGCGGACTAAAACtgtttcgaaattttcttaGCTGGCAAGGTATCTTAGCAGACAAACCCTTGCGTGAAATGGCAATCGGTTTATTACTCAATCGCTACCTATTGCTTGCTATGCGG gTTTGCACCGCCAACGATGCAATAACTAAAGCCTACATCATAGTGAATACATTGCCAACAGTTTGGCTGCAACCGGAATCGGAGACATTGCAGAATTTACAGTTACTAATTACCTACATTAAACAGACTTTGGACGCATTCGATGCAAACAATCcactttttat ACAAACTAGTgataaagcaaaacaaatactGCAACGGTTACATAGCTACTAA
- the LOC105234106 gene encoding arrestin domain-containing protein 17 → MGLKGCEIQLDNPWNTYYAGQTINGQVKLTFDSAKKVRGIIIRFLGEANTEWSETKTVTTSEGKTEQETETLRGHEEYFQIQYYLLGGKNSSETELPAGTHTYPFTCALPPTLPSSFEGEFGHVRYTVKVTLDRPWKFDQDMKMAFTVISPVDLNVNPRVKEPYKLELEKSFCCFCCRSGPLSVITTVPVTGYVSGQTIPITCECDNASNVGITSVKFILRKRVTFQVNQPRAEKKQSKITISELSIGPVAGGETRTFTQQLEIPALPPTNLLNCGIISLDYDLHIECDVSGPHRNLSGNIPIILGTIPLASFKPPAPYTDVPAQMPTQQPQDQDPSLAPTQPVSPASPPSDGAGGALGWNVADSAGGQLYPNIPPPQFVETQFRAPKITGIEDSEHTTIVGDANFAPRYPTFQFNNATAPPHH, encoded by the exons ATGGGACTTAAAGGTTGTGAAATTCAATTAGATAATCCATGGAACACATACTATGCGGGACAGACCATTAATGGACAAGTGAAATTGACTTTTGATTCAGCGAAAAAAGTACGAG GCATTATAATAAGGTTCCTCGGCGAAGCCAATACTGAATGGTCGGAgacaaaaactgtaaccacaaGCGAAGGAAAGACTGAACAGGAAACGGAAACTTTGCGCGGTCATGAGGAGTATTTCCAAATTCAGTACTATCTTTTGGGCGGAAAGAATA GTTCCGAAACTGAGCTCCCAGCTGGAACGCACACCTACCCTTTCACATGTGCATTGCCGCCTACATTGCCCTCTTCATTTGAGGGTGAATTCGGTCATGTACGTTACACTGTTAAGGTAACACTAGATCGTCCATGGAAATTTGATCAGGATATGAAAATGGCTTTCACCGTTATCTCTCCAGTCGATCTTAACGTTAACCCACGTGTAAAG GAGCCATATAAGCTGGAGTTGGAGAAGAGTTTTTGCTGCTTCTGTTGCCGTTCTGGTCCATTATCGGTAATCACTACCGTGCCGGTGACTGGCTATGTATCAGGCCAAACAATACCAATCACTTGTGAATGCGATAATGCCAGTAATGTTGGCATCACATCGGTTAAGTTTATTTTACGCAAGCGAGTCACGTTCCAAGTAAACCAACCGCGTGCGGAAAAGAAACAAAGCAAAATTACAATATCCGAATTGAGCATTGGCCCAGTTGCGGGCGGTGAGACACGCACATTCACGCAACAATTGGAAATTCCAGCACTGCCACCAACAAATTTACTCAACTGTGGAATTATATCGTTGGATTATGATTTACAT ATTGAATGTGACGTCAGCGGTCCCCATCGTAATTTATCTGGTAACATACCAATTATTCTGGGTACAATTCCTTTGGCATCATTCAAGCCACCGGCACCCTATACAGATGTGCCTGCACAAATGCCGACACAGCAACCACAAGATCAAGATCCATCATTGGCACCAACGCAACCAGTTAGCCCCGCTAGTCCACCAAGTGATGGTGCGGGTGGTGCGCTTGGCTGGAATGTAGCCGACAGCGCCGGTGGGCAACTATATCCAAATATAC CGCCACCACAATTTGTCGAGACACAGTTCCGTGCGCCAAAAATCACTGGCATTGAGGATTCGGAGCACACAACAATTGTTGGCGATGCTAATTTTGCGCCACGTTATCCAACGTTCCAGTTCAATAATGCGACTGCACCACCACATCACTAA
- the LOC105234107 gene encoding sorbitol dehydrogenase yields MILGQYRTLASFKCVAPTLAFHLRQMPKIVGDVAQSFSSKCASGSDGKGKKSKKGGGADKGKKSKKGEKVKKSACGGGSDGKGKKKDGKDNLSAVLHAIEDLRLEQTPIPEALPGQVLLAMDTVGICGTDVHYLTKGRVGSFVLKKPIIMGHEASGIVAKLGKGVKNLKEGDRVAIEPGECCRICELCKKGRYNLCPHMKFCANPPYNGNLRRYYNHMADFCYKLPDHVTMEEGALLEPLSIGVASCRRAKVRLGSHVLIIGAGPIGLVTHIVAKAWGAASTTILDLNEQRLQVAMDLGVTHALKVCKDMDVQEAAQKLIKEIGARPDRTIDCVGNEQAVRLGIYCTRSGGICTVTGMGAADIKFPLMEALTREVDLKGVFRYCNDYQSALELVATKNTGVKKLVTHHFDIEDTIEAFDTSRHRKGNAIKVLIHVQKRDKNNKKPFDK; encoded by the exons atgattttgggTCAATACCGTACGTTAGCTTCGTTCAAATGTGTTGCGCCAACGCTTGCCTTCCACTTACGCCAAATGCCAAAAATTGTTGGAGACGTTGCACAGAGTTTCAGTTCGAAATGTGCTAGTGGTTCCGACGGCAAAGGTAAAAAGTCAAAGAAAGGTGGAGGTGCCGACAAAGGCAAAAAGTCGAAGAAAggcgaaaaggttaaaaaatcTGCATGTGGTGGCGGTTCGGACGGCAAAGGTAAAAAGAAAGATGGAAAAGATAACCTATCCGCAGTGTTGCATGCCATCGAAGATTTGCGATTG GAACAAACACCTATACCTGAAGCACTTCCAGGAC AGGTACTGTTAGCCATGGACACAGTGGGTATTTGCGGTACCGATGTACACTATTTAACAAAAGGCAGAGTCGGCTCGTTTGTGCTGAAAAAACCTATAATTATGGGACACGAAGCTTCGGGTATTGTCGCAAAACTGGGTAAAGGTGTTAAGAATTTGAAAGAGGGTGATCGTGTCGCCATCGAACCAGGTGAATGCTGTCGCATATGCGAACTATGCAAGAAGGGCAGATACAATTTATGTCCGCATATGAAATTCTGCGCCAACCCACCATATAATGGCAATTTGCGTCGCTATTACAATCAtatggccgatttttgctacAAATTACCCGATCATGTGACAATGGAGGAGGGTGCTTTACTGGAACCATTATCGATTGGTGTAGCTTCGTGTCGACGCGCAAAAGTTCGGCTCGGTTCGCATGTACTCATCATAGGTGCGGGTCCTATAGGATTGGTGACACATATTGTGGCAAAGGCATGGGGTGCTGCCTCGACGACAATTCTCGATTTAAATGAGCAACGACTTCAGGTGGCAATGGATTTGGGTGTGACCCACGCATTGAAGGTGTGCAAAGATATGGATGTGCAGGAAGCAgcccaaaaattaattaaagaaatcgGAGCTAGGCCAGATAGAACAATCGATTGTGTGGGCAATGAACAAGCCGTGCGGCTGGGCATTTAT TGCACACGCTCCGGTGGCATATGCACAGTTACCGGCATGGGCGCGGCGGACATAAAGTTTCCTCTAATGGAAGCGCTTACACGGGAGGTGGATCTGAAGGGCGTCTTCCGTTACTGCAATGA CTATCAATCTGCTTTGGAATTAGTGGCTACAAAGAACACAGGTGTGAAGAAGCTGGTGACGCATCATTTTGATATTGAAGATACTATTGAAGCTTTTGACACGTCCCGTCATAGAAAGGGCAATGCTATAAAAGTACTTATACACGTGCAAAAACgtgataaaaacaacaaaaaaccgtTCGATAAGTGA